CAGCACCCGGAGCTGGGCAAGAAGATCCTCGACCACGTGGCCGAGACGGTCGCCGACGTCGGACGGGTCGAGGTGTTCCCGAAGCTCGACGGCCGCAACATGATCATGGTGCTGGCTCCCGACAAGAAGGCCCAGGCCGCCGCCGCCAAGCGCTCCGCCGAGGAGGACCAGGACGGGTCCTCGCCGAGCGATCCCCCGTCGAACTGAACCCCGGTCCCGTGCCCCGGCTCCCCGCCCGGGCGCCGGGCCCCGACCCCACGAGGTACCCATGCCGAAGATGAAGACCCACCGCGGCGCGGCCAAGCGCTTCAAGGTGACCGGCACCGGCAAGATCATGCGGCGCAAGCCCTTCCGCGCCCACATCCTGGAGAAGAAGTCGTCGAAGCGCACCCGCCGGCTCGGCCGCGAGGCCGAGGTCACCGGCGGCGACCGCCAGAACGTCCAGCGCCAGCTCGGCCTGCGCTGAACCACCTCTCCGTCCTCTTCCCCAACGTCTGAAAGGAGCGTGGAATGGCCAGGGTCAAGCGCGCCGTCCACAGCAAGAAGCACCGTCGGTCCACCCTCGAGCGGGCCAAGGGCTACTACGGCAACAAGAGCCGCTCGTACCGTGCCGCGAACGAGCAGGTCATGCACTCGCTGCAGTACTCGTTCCGCGACCGCCGGGCCCGCAAGGGCGAGTTCCGCAAGCTCTGGATCCAGCGGATCAACGCCGCCTGCCGCCAGAACGACATCAGCTACAGCCGGTTCATCGCCGGGCTGCGCGAGGCCGGCATCGAGGTCGACCGCAAGGTCCTCGCCGACCTCGCGGTCACCGATGGCGCGGCCTTCGCCGCGCTCGTGACGGCGGCTCGCGCCGCCCTCGACGAGGCCGCTCCGGCCGCCTCCTGAGCGTCGGTCCTGCGGTGGCCCCGCTCGCCGCGTCCAACCCACGCATCCGTCGCCTGCGGCGCCTCTCGGGGCGCCGCAGCGCGCGCTCGGCCGAGGGCGCGTACCTCCTCGAGGGCCCGGTCCTCGTCGCCGAGGCGCTCGCCGCCCTCGTGCCCCTCGACGGCATCTACGCCGAGCCGTCCGCGCTCGACCCCGACCTCGTCCAGGTCGCCCACGCCCAGAGCATCCCGGTCCACGAGGTCGCCGACGGCGTGCTCGCCGGCGTCACCGACACCGTCACGCCGCGCCCGATCCTCGCCGTCGCCCCGCTCGTCCGCACGCCGGCCGCCGACGTCGTCGACCGGGCCGTCGCCGCCCACCGCCCGCTGCTCGTGCTCGTCGACGTGCGGGACCCCGGCAACCTCGGCACCCTGCTGCGCGCCGCGGAGGCGTCGGGCGTGGCGGGCGTCCTCGCGGCCAAGGGCACGGTCGACCCGTGGTCGCCGAAGGCCGTCCGCTCCTCGGCCGGCGCGGTCCTCCACGTGCCGGTCGCCGACGGCGACGACGTCGGCGCGCTCCTCGCCCTCCTCGGCGACGCCGGGGTCCGACGGCTCGCCACCGTGGTCGAGGCCGGCCGGCCGAGCGAGGACGCCGATCTGGCGGGCACCGTGGCGCTGGTGCTCGGGGGCGAGGCCCACGGCCTGCCCGCCGACGTCGTCGCGGCGTGCGACGACCGGATCACCATCCCCATGGAGGGGCGCGCCGAGTCGCTCAACGTCGCCATGGCCGGTGCCGTGCTGGCGTTCGAGGCGCTGCGCCAGCGGCGCGCCGCGGGCCCCGGTCCGTCCGATCGGCCGGCTTCAACGGATTGGACGCCCGGACCCTCCGACGACAAGGTGAGCGGACCATGATCGACGACCTCGAACGCGTGTTGGCCGAGGGGCGGGACCGGATCGCCGCCGCCGAGGACCTGGAGGCGGTGCGTGCCGTCGAGACCGAGCTGCTCGGCAAGCGGGCGCGCCTCACCGAGCTGAAGCAGGGGCTCGGCGGTCTGGAGCCCGACGCGCGTCGCGACGCGGGTCGCCGGCTGAACGAGGTCCGGGCCGAGCTGCAGGAGGCGCTCGCCGCACGCCGCGGCGCGGTCGAGGCCGACGCGCGCCGGGCACGCCTCGAGGCCGAGCGCCTCGACCTCACCGAGGTCGTCACCGACGACGTGCTCGGCCACCTCCACCTCGTCACCCAGGCCCACGACCAGCTCGAGGACGTCTTCGTCGGCATGGGCTTCACCGTGGCCGAGGGCCCGGAGATCGAGACCGAGTGGTACAACTTCGGCGCCCTGAACTTCCCGCCCGGTCACCCGGCGCGGGCGATGTACGACACCCTCTACGTCGAGTTCGGCGAGCCCGAGTCGACGCTGCTGCGCACCCACACGTCACCGGTGCAGATGCGGGTCCTCGAGGCCAACGAGCCGCCGATCTACGTCGTGTGCCCGGGCCGGGTGTACCGCTCCGACACGCCCGACGCGAGCCACATGCCGGTCTTCCACCAGATCGAGGGGCTCGTCGTCGACCGTGGCATCTCGATGGGGGATCTGGCCGGCACGCTCGAGGCCTTCACCACCGCCTACTTCGGCGGTGCGATCCACTCGCGGCTGCGGCCCTCGTACTTCCCGTTCACCGAGCCGTCGGCGGAGTACGACATCACGTGCGTGATCTGCGAGGGCGAGGGCTGCCAGACGTGCAAGCGGACCGGCTGGATCGAGCTCGGCGGCTGCGGGATGGTCCACCCGAACGTCCTACGCAACGGCGGCGTCGACCCCGAGGAGTACACCGGCTTCGCGTTCGGGTTCGGCACCGACCGCCTGTCGCTGATGCGCTACGGGATCAGCGACCTGCGCGACATGTTCAGCAACGACATCCGCTTCCTGCGGCAGTTCTAGGAGCCCGCCCGTGAAGGTCCTTCTGTCCTGGCTGCGCGACTTCGCGCCGTTCGAGGGTGATCCGGTCGCGCTCGGCGAGCAGCTGAGCGACCTCGGCATGGCGGTCGAGTCCATGGACCGCCTCGGCGAGGGGCTCGACGGCATCGTCGTGGCACGCGTCCTCGACCTGCGGCCGCACCCCGACGCCGACCGCATCCAACTCGTCGACGTCGACCGTGGCGACGGCGAGGCCCTCCAGATCGCCTGCGGGGCCTTCAACATGGCGGTCGGCGACCTGGTGCCGCTGGCGACGATCGGCACGGTCATGCCGGGGGGCATGGAGATCGGCCGCCGGAAGATGCGCGGCGAGTGGTCGAACGGGATGCTCTGCTCGGGGCGCGAGCTCGGGCTCGGCGACGACCACTCCGGCATCCTCGTGCTCCCGTCCGACGCCGAACCGGGCCAGGACGTCACGGCGGCCCTCGGCATCGAGAGCGACGTCCTCTACGACCTCGAGATCAACCCCAACCGCCCCGACGCCATGTCCGTCGCCGGCGTGGCCCGCGACCTCGCAGCACGGCTGAAGCTTCCGTTCGCACTGCCCAACCCGCAGGTGACCACGTCCGACATCCGAGCCGAGGACCGCGCCCGGGTCGAGATCGTCGATCCCGACCTGTGCGGTCGCTTCGTCGCCCGGGTGCTGCACGACGTCGTCGTGGGGGAGTCGCCGGCGTGGCTCCAGCGCCGGCTCACCGCGCTCGGCATGCGGCCGATCAACAGCCTCGTCGATGTCTCCAACTACGTGATGCTCGAGCTCGGGCAGCCGAACCACGCCTACGACCTCGCCCGGCTCGGCGGTGGTGGCCTCCGCGTCCGCCGGGCCCGCGACGGCGAGCGCCTCGTCACGCTCGACGACGTCGAGCGCCGCTTCACCACCGACGACCTGCTGATCTGCGACCTCGATGACGCCCCCGTCGGCATCGCCGGCGTGATGGGCGGCGCCTCCTCGGAGATCTCCGAGGCGACCACCGACGTGCTCCTCGAGCTGGCCTGGTTCCAACCGCTGTCCGTCGCCCGCACGTCCCGCCGGCTCGGCCTGCGCTCGGAGGCGTCGGCCCGCTTCGAGAAGGGCACCGACCCCGAGGTCCTCGAGCTGGCCGCGCGGCGCTTCGCCGAGCTGCTCGGCGCCGACGCCGGGCTGGCCGACGGGGTCATCGACGCACGCGGCGAGCTGCCCGAGCGCCCGACCGTGCGCGTGCGCACCGAGCGGGTGAACGAGGTCATCGGCGACGAGCTCGTCCCCGTCGCGATCCGCGACCTGCTGGAGCCGATCGGCTTCGCGCCGACGATCGCCGGCACCGACGACCACGACGTCACCATCCCGTCGTGGCGTCCGGACTGCGAGACCGAGATCGACGTCATCGAGGAGGTCGCCCGGCACCACGGCTACAGCCGGATCCCGCGCCGGGTCCCGCGCTCGCCGATCAGCGGTGGGCTCAGCCCACGCCAGCGCGAGCGGCGCGAGGTCCGTCAGGCCCTCGTCGGCCTCGGCTTCACCGAGGTCATGCCCATGCCGTTCCTGGCCCCGGGCGACCTGAGCCGCGCCGGCCTCGACGACGACGGGATCCTCGTCGCCAACCCCCTCGTCGCCGAGGAGTCGGTGATGCGCACGTCGCTCCTGCCCGGTCTGTGCAAGGTGCTGGCCTACAACGCGTCGCACCGCAACCCCGACGTGGCGGTGTTCGAGCTCGGTCACGTGTTCAACCGCCCGGCGGACCCGTCGGCGACGCTGCCCGACGAGCGGGAGAGGGTCGCCGCGGCGTCCGGGGGCGCCGACGCCACCGCGGCCGTGCGCACCTGGCGGGCCCTCGCGGCCCGGTTCCACGTCGACCACGAGCTCGTCAACGCCGACGTGCCCGGGCTGCACCCGACGCGCGGGGCCACGATCCACGTGGACGGCCAGCAGGTCGGCGTGGTCGGCGAGATCGACCCCGACGTGCTCGGCGCCTTCGAGGTGCCGGGGCCCGTGGCCTACCTCGACCTCGACCTGACGACGCTCCTGGCCCTGCGCCACGGACCGGAGGCCTACCGACCGGTGCGGCTCGTCCCGTCGAGCGACCTCGACCTCGCGTTCGAGGTCGACGAGGCCGTCCCCGCCGCCGCTCTGGAGCCCCTGCTGCGCGAGGCCGCCGGGGACCTGCTCGTCGACCTCCGCCTCTTCGACGTCTTCCGCGGCCCCTCGGTCGCCGACGGGCGGCGCTCGCTCGCCTACCGGCTGCGGTTCCAGGCCGCCGACCGCACGCTCACCGATGCCGACCTCGCCGAGGTCCGTGCCCGGTGCATCGCGGCAGTGGAGTCGGAGCTGCCCGCCAGCCTGCGGGGGTAGCCCCGGGGAGGCACGTCCCTCCGACCACCCCCACAGGCGTGAGACCCCGCACCGGACCACACGGGGACGCGGTCCGGTGCGGGGCAGCTCATGGGGTCACTGCTCCATCCAGATCTGGTGGACCCAGATGCGGTTGTTGAGCGTGCCGGTGCCCTCGCCACCCGACGGCATCGTCCAGCCGGTCACGCCGTGGATGTCGTCACGCCAGCCCGTCGTGGACGGGGTGGCGATGTTCCACACGATCACCGCGTTCTCGTTGGCGATGACGTTGATGTCCTCGTTGGCCTGGTAGCGGTCCTCGAAGTCCGCCGAGGTGCGGAGCCGCTCGAGCGCCTCGGTGATCCCCGGGTCGGTGAAGTTGGTGACGTTCGACGGGTTCCCCTCGGTGAAGTAGCCCGCGAGCGTCGTGTAGGGGTCGCCGGTCGCGCCGGTCCGCCAGCAGCTGACGCCGTAGTTGCCGGACCACGGCGGATCGTTGTCGGCGCTGCCGACGACGTTGGTGATCAGGGTCGGCTGCTCGACCTGGTTCATGTTGAGGTCGACGCCGATCTGCTCCCACCAGCTGTCGAGGATCTGGGCCACCTGCAGGAGGCTCGGCTCCGGCGGGCACTGGTAGTCGACGCTGAGGCGCTCACCGACCGCCTTGCCGTCGGAGCGCTCCGGGTCGTTCATGTACTCCTCGATGAGCTCGCGCGCCCGGTCGAGGTCCTGGCCGCCCGCCCCGATGTAGGCCTCCTCGGCCGTGGTCGAGTACCAGGGGCTGTCGACGCTGACGAACTGCGAGGACGGCGGGCTGATCTCGTCGCCGAGCACCGTCGCGATCTCGTCGGCGTTGGATGCGAGGCTCATGCCCTGGCGGACTCGGATGTCGTCGAGCGGCGGCACGAGCACGTTGAAGATCGACGTGCCCGAGATGTTGCCGATGGCCACGTTGGTCTCGTACCCGCCCGACTCCGAGGCGTCGAGCAGCTGCTGGCCCGCGTAGCCGCGGGAGCTGTGGACGATCTGCG
This portion of the Actinomarinicola tropica genome encodes:
- the rpmI gene encoding 50S ribosomal protein L35 translates to MPKMKTHRGAAKRFKVTGTGKIMRRKPFRAHILEKKSSKRTRRLGREAEVTGGDRQNVQRQLGLR
- the rplT gene encoding 50S ribosomal protein L20; protein product: MARVKRAVHSKKHRRSTLERAKGYYGNKSRSYRAANEQVMHSLQYSFRDRRARKGEFRKLWIQRINAACRQNDISYSRFIAGLREAGIEVDRKVLADLAVTDGAAFAALVTAARAALDEAAPAAS
- a CDS encoding TrmH family RNA methyltransferase, which codes for MAPLAASNPRIRRLRRLSGRRSARSAEGAYLLEGPVLVAEALAALVPLDGIYAEPSALDPDLVQVAHAQSIPVHEVADGVLAGVTDTVTPRPILAVAPLVRTPAADVVDRAVAAHRPLLVLVDVRDPGNLGTLLRAAEASGVAGVLAAKGTVDPWSPKAVRSSAGAVLHVPVADGDDVGALLALLGDAGVRRLATVVEAGRPSEDADLAGTVALVLGGEAHGLPADVVAACDDRITIPMEGRAESLNVAMAGAVLAFEALRQRRAAGPGPSDRPASTDWTPGPSDDKVSGP
- the pheS gene encoding phenylalanine--tRNA ligase subunit alpha, with product MIDDLERVLAEGRDRIAAAEDLEAVRAVETELLGKRARLTELKQGLGGLEPDARRDAGRRLNEVRAELQEALAARRGAVEADARRARLEAERLDLTEVVTDDVLGHLHLVTQAHDQLEDVFVGMGFTVAEGPEIETEWYNFGALNFPPGHPARAMYDTLYVEFGEPESTLLRTHTSPVQMRVLEANEPPIYVVCPGRVYRSDTPDASHMPVFHQIEGLVVDRGISMGDLAGTLEAFTTAYFGGAIHSRLRPSYFPFTEPSAEYDITCVICEGEGCQTCKRTGWIELGGCGMVHPNVLRNGGVDPEEYTGFAFGFGTDRLSLMRYGISDLRDMFSNDIRFLRQF
- the pheT gene encoding phenylalanine--tRNA ligase subunit beta, with the protein product MKVLLSWLRDFAPFEGDPVALGEQLSDLGMAVESMDRLGEGLDGIVVARVLDLRPHPDADRIQLVDVDRGDGEALQIACGAFNMAVGDLVPLATIGTVMPGGMEIGRRKMRGEWSNGMLCSGRELGLGDDHSGILVLPSDAEPGQDVTAALGIESDVLYDLEINPNRPDAMSVAGVARDLAARLKLPFALPNPQVTTSDIRAEDRARVEIVDPDLCGRFVARVLHDVVVGESPAWLQRRLTALGMRPINSLVDVSNYVMLELGQPNHAYDLARLGGGGLRVRRARDGERLVTLDDVERRFTTDDLLICDLDDAPVGIAGVMGGASSEISEATTDVLLELAWFQPLSVARTSRRLGLRSEASARFEKGTDPEVLELAARRFAELLGADAGLADGVIDARGELPERPTVRVRTERVNEVIGDELVPVAIRDLLEPIGFAPTIAGTDDHDVTIPSWRPDCETEIDVIEEVARHHGYSRIPRRVPRSPISGGLSPRQRERREVRQALVGLGFTEVMPMPFLAPGDLSRAGLDDDGILVANPLVAEESVMRTSLLPGLCKVLAYNASHRNPDVAVFELGHVFNRPADPSATLPDERERVAAASGGADATAAVRTWRALAARFHVDHELVNADVPGLHPTRGATIHVDGQQVGVVGEIDPDVLGAFEVPGPVAYLDLDLTTLLALRHGPEAYRPVRLVPSSDLDLAFEVDEAVPAAALEPLLREAAGDLLVDLRLFDVFRGPSVADGRRSLAYRLRFQAADRTLTDADLAEVRARCIAAVESELPASLRG
- a CDS encoding ABC transporter substrate-binding protein; this encodes MTAARFRRARLLVCALALALVAASCGDDDTTDDEGSGGTDGGGGTTEETTAEDDDAGSPTPGGSIVIGLEAESAGWIPSQSSFGTAGPSVAAAIYDQLVAVNAEGEFEAFLAESIEPNDDLTEWTLTLRPDVVFHDGTPLDAEAVVWNFDELHSAEASLTAGAINAAGVESVEATDDMTVVYRLREPNAAFPDLLTGPVGYIVSPTAFQEQGEDDFNRSPVGAGPFMVEEPWQPDGEFVLQRNPDYWGTDDEGNQLPYLDEITFRPIPDEDARVSSLLSDTAQIVHSSRGYAGQQLLDASESGGYETNVAIGNISGTSIFNVLVPPLDDIRVRQGMSLASNADEIATVLGDEISPPSSQFVSVDSPWYSTTAEEAYIGAGGQDLDRARELIEEYMNDPERSDGKAVGERLSVDYQCPPEPSLLQVAQILDSWWEQIGVDLNMNQVEQPTLITNVVGSADNDPPWSGNYGVSCWRTGATGDPYTTLAGYFTEGNPSNVTNFTDPGITEALERLRTSADFEDRYQANEDINVIANENAVIVWNIATPSTTGWRDDIHGVTGWTMPSGGEGTGTLNNRIWVHQIWMEQ